The region ACAATACTAGAAGCTTTACGCAAGTCAACAATGTCAGCGTCCCAACACCACATCCTTCGGATAAACCATACAATGGTGGTTGGTTCCCTCCCAAACGATTTCCCTAGAAATTAAAGAACTGCAGCTAAATGCTACAGAGGAAAACCCATGTTCCAAAACCTGGAGCAATAGTCTGGTACCATATTTGTTAGAACCACGATGTAATTCATGAACGCTCAGTGATGGTATATGCTGTAAAACGATTGTGTCTTGTTCTAACTTGTGTAGACTAAAATGTACATCCAACTAGATGTTCCCTTGTAGGATTATAACATAGCTTCCGAAGAGAATGCCGAGTAGTAGGATCAACGTTGTTAGCTGTTCTTTTGGTTGTGTACTTTGTGTGCAGTTGCTGGGGAATTAATAACATGCACTCTCAGAGCCAGCTCAGGAATGTGCCATCGCAAGGACTGCCTTAATTATTTGCGAAAAATTCTGCTATGTGGATGATGAACACTTTAATTTTGATTTCACTGCAAACATGTAATGAATTATATTATGATGGATGGTAAAAATGCTACTGCATTCAAGTCAGTAATGCTTAATCTTTGATGCACTTCTGGTTTGTTGCTCTGATTTAATGTATTAATGGGGCGATTGCAACAATTTTGAAGTATTTTATTTCCTTATTATATGGTGCTAGTTGGACAACATGGTGGTTGAGTCTATCAGGGTTgagagtttctttttttttctgagttgACAAGTACCAAATTTCAATTATGAACTATAACTTACTATTTTATGATTGTTACATGATAAATGCAGTAGAGTTATCATTGTGGATATGCTTACCACCCTCTTCTCTTACCGTGAAAAGGTCCATTTTATAAGTTCATAAAGTTCCCATCCTTAGACATTAAAAGAGGACACTATTTAGTAGTACAACTGTACAACCTTAGACATTAAAACCATTAACCtgctttaattttatttttaaaggtAAGGACAACTTTTAGATTTCAGCGAAAATTtagagcacaaaaataaacccTTTTTTGTCAAATCAAACATGAAACTAGATTCTCTAATATACTTCTCTGCCCTTAAATATAATAGATTCTAGGAATAATTCCGAATAAGTGATTCTCCATATTCACTACTAGAATCTCTTATTACAcatcaaaatttgatatgattttttagtgGATTTGGTTAAGGAGAGATATATGAAAATGCTGAATTAAAAAAGGAATTGAGAAGATCACGACAAGACAGTTTTTACCCTTTATTAAAACATTTTGATAAAGGAATTGAGAAGATGCAAgggtatatataaatatatgctcTCGGGATCTATGTAAATCATCtcattagataaatataattttgatgCATCATCCTCTTagaagtagttttttttaacgaaATGGGCTCTCGGCTGGGCTAGTTAGGTCCAACCTTTTGCATGTGAGTTCGTTCTTGTCACCAAgatagtctatcggctagatCATGACTTTCTCAGTTCAGtctaatattttgatatggtTGTATGACTGCTAGTTATCATATCAGTTTCAATTTAGGTTACCCTTGCATCTTGGATCATTCTGGttaattatttagtaataGTATCAGATACATCAGGAATTTCTTTGTTAGGTCCAATATTCCGATCAAAACATGTGCTGTTGCTAATGATTATATTGGTTCGGTTCTAAGTTATTATTGTATCTTGGATTGATTTGGTCGACCAGTTGGTATTTGTCGTTTGATATCTTCAATCTCATAATCTCAGTTAGGTCCGATATATTAGATTGCATTCATCAAATAGTTCATATCGAGTTGATTTATCTTTGTTCACTGTTTTGATGAAGTTGTAGCCGATAAGTTAGTCATCGACTTGTCAGGTTGATAGTCTGCCTAGATTTGCTAGTTGGTCAATCTATCTCTTGTTAAGCATGATCTAATGTTGCATTGGTTTGGTCCAACCTGACAATGTTGTCcttaataagatagattaggTTGATCTTGTTGGTATATCTATGCTTGCCATCGTCTGGTGGTAGCGTCGGCTAATCGACTCCTTACTGATAATCAATTTTGATCTTTTAGTATTTTATCAGATATACTGGACGAATAGTCTGATGGTGCATCGTTTCAGTCCAACCTATCAAAATTACAGTTGGCAGCCGATGGTTCTTACTAGATCTTGGTCGATCATCAGTTGGTAGCTGATGGTTCTTACTAGACTGCAGacttattgtttttatatcaataatataCTCGATTGCCCTACTACATTGCCGGTACACCAATCAGCTAGTCTGAATGAATCCTATTAGCCCACCGAACAATCAGTTGTTTGATATAATTCTACATTCCTTGTCAATCGCAAAGGTTAAATTGACTAGCACGTCTTGACCCCAAAGATTTAGGAACTACACTAGAGTTAAGAAGATCTCCTGCACCTTCCACGTGTTGATGTGAATTTAACGTCAAGGGGAGGAAATATGGCAATATGCCATATGACTGTCACTAACGAGTATTATCTCCGTGGtaaaatacaaacatatatgagatttaaatcatgtaccaaaatataaactgTTTGTCCCATCCATAGCTTCTCATTGAAAATTCTTTTAGTTTCATCATTTGTTCACAACATTAATTTCTACttaaacaacatataaataattgtatttctaaaatgGTGACAGTAGAGCCAAATAAAAGTTAACCCATATACATCAGCGACAAGTCAGATGACTTTACAGAAGGCGATCTAAATCTACATGCAACATGACTAGTAACAAAGTGAACACTGACACTATCCACCACCATTAAGAAAAGCACTGACACTAATTTCTTTTGCAGATGAAACACTGACACTCGCACATACTAATAATGTCATCATTGGGCACTTGACAGCACAGCACACTCCTCATCCCACGCTGACACGCTAATGACGACCCAATCAAGGCAACATCTCTCCTACCACTACTAATCTCCCCCAGGATAACGAGATCGGATCGTGTCTGCTCTGCTGTTCGCCATCGCAATCAGCTCAGCACCACCGGCGCTCCCTCGCGAGAGAGCAGATCTCTCCTGCTTAAGCTCGCTCTGTCGCCGGTCTTTCggtcgggaggaggaggatggcggAGATCGTGGTGGCGgagcgggcgccggcgccggcggggaggtggggcgcggcgccgccgcaggagCTGCTGGAGAGGCTCAAGGACTACGGCCAGGAGGGGGCCTTCGCGCTCTGGGACGAGCTCGCGCCCGAGGAGCGCGACTTCCTCGTCCGGGACATCGAGGTCAGAGatccctgctgctgctgctggcgttTGGATGTATTTTGATTCGGTTGCGGGTTAGACTCCGCGTAAAGATTTGGTTTTGGGTAGAGATTAGGCTGTTTCTGATTGAAACTTCCGCAaagatttgtttttgttgcgGTTGCAATTGTGCCGTAATTTGGATGCCCATGGGCcatggagagagaaactcttaGTTTGAAATAGGTTTCAGAGATAGTTAGCGCGATCCTTTTATTCGTAAGCATTGACCTTGTCTTACTCAGATTCATGAACTGCGTTTCAGAGCCTAGATCTTGCTAGAATTGACCGGATCGTCCGATGCTCCCTCAGATCGCAAGGTGCGAGAACATTCATCCACAGAACAATTTCCATGATTATGTGTGCCGTGTGGATTTTCCTGAGTTCTGATCATGTGATGGTGCTTGGGAGCACAGGTGTTCCTTTGCCAGCTGTAGAGCCTGTGCCGGAGTCAAGTGTCTCGACTGTGGAAGATAGAACTCCTGAGGACAAGCAGAGGTGGTGGAAGAGGGGCTTGAAAGCCATTTCAGAGGGGAAATTGGCTGTTGTCCTTTTGGCTGGTGGTCAGGTATATTCTTAAAACTCCTGAAAAAGAATGCATAATGAATAAAGATCTAGAGAATCTATGTACTGAATAGCAGAGAAATGAAATCTCACATATCCTCTCTCATTCTTTCCAATTGCGGACAGGGAACAAGACTCGGAAGTTCTGATCCTAAGGGATGCTTCAGTAAGTTGTCGTGCTACTTCCACTGTGCCATTAATGATATTTACTTTCAACTACAGATAAATGCTGTTCTTGTTACCTACTATTTTGTAGAATTATTTTCCATGCTCTCCTTATTGTCCTATGgtaaatttgaaaaagaaactttTTAACTGATGAAGAGAACCTTTGCAGGCATTCTGTAGTACATTTATTGTTCATACTGTTGTGTTGATAATGTTAAAGTTCTCGTATTTACACCCTACGTTTTAGTTTCCTTTCAATGGTCATTGATCTTAATATTCATGGTGTTCTTTTTCCTCTGATTTTTGCTTAGGCATTGGGCTCCCATCTGGGAAGTCACTTTTCCAACTTCAAGCTGAACGAATTTTGTGCGTACAGAAGCTGGCTGCCCAGTCCACTGATGGTAATTTAGTCAAACATGCTACtaataatttcttttctctttcttaaaAATTCCTACTCTCAGTATGCTAATTTTGTGCAACCCCAGGTAACACTCCGCAAATCCACTGGTATATAATGACTAGCCCCTTTACTGATGAAGCGActcacaaattttttgaaagcCATAGATATTTTGGCTTAGAGCCTGACCAAGTAAGGATCATTACTTGATTATCTGTTATGAACAGAAATTCGAGTGAGTTCAATGTGTAGGCTCCTGTTGTCCTATGCCACTGCTAGTAATTATGTTTGActtgtttctttgtttgtaGGTAACCTTTTTCCAGCAGGGTACTATCCCATGTGTTTCAGCTGATGGAAGGTTTATTATGGAAACACCATATAAGGTTTCTGCTTTcctttatttaaatttttattccatCTCCCATTCAGCATCGTGCATTTGTATTTCGTACATTGCAACCAAATGAGCTTGGACTATCTGAATCAAAATACAAGGTTGTGATAATAAACTTGCTTCAATGGTGTTTATCTTCATCTGGGGTAATGACTTCTTTTGCAACATTCTGTTCAAAACTAGGTAGCAAGGGCTCCTGATGGCAATGGTGGAGTATATGCTGGTAATTCCTCATATCACAATACATCAATTATACATGAGAAATTCTAAGGAATTTGTTAGCCTCAATTATCTTACCTGTTTCCTCTTTTTGCTGTGCCTCAGCTCTAAAATCTCAAAGGTTGCTGGATGATATGGCTGGAAGAGGTGTGAAATATGTAGATTGCTATGGAGTTGACAATGTATTGGTGAGTATGCTGTTTTTGGAATATCGTAATAGTTCCTTTCTCTCTATCTGTTAATAATAATCGATCTCTTTTTTACCTGGAATGATCAAATATCTTTGATACAGGTTCGTGTTGCTGATCCAACATTCCTAGGATATTTCATTGACAAGGGTGTGTGTGCTGCTGCAAAGGTTGTAAGGAAGGTACGCCGACGCATTATTCAATCCCTAGAAGAATGATAAGTTATTATTCAACTCCATTATGCACACCTAATcgattatttattattattatgctaTGGTGTTAAAGGCATATCCACAAGAGAAAGTTGGAGTGTTTGTTCAGCGTGGCAGGGGCGGACCTCTTTCTGTAGTTGAGTATAGTGAAATGGATGCAGCTATGACTACTGAAATCAATCAAAGAACAGGGCGCCTTCGCTATTGTTGGAGCAATGTATGTTACTTCTTATTCCCTTTCCCCTCCAACCATCATTTCTGAGTGGTGAAATTatgttttacttttgttttgtcAGGTGTGCCTGCATATGTTCACACTAGATTTTCTGAATCAAGTAACAAACAGTCTTGAAAAGGACAGCATGTAAGTATTCTTATTATTCTTGCATTCCATGattcatgaatcatgatgTTACCTTCCTTTCCAACATTTATTTCCTCATCAAAAGTTGTGGTCTTAGAATAGGTAATTGTCATGGTATTTAGGTAATTATGTTCTTAGTGTCTTATTTTAGGTTCAAATAATAGAGATCCTCTCTTAAGACTTCACCGGTgctattttttacttatttagTATTATAGATAACTTGCTAAATTTCATGCACAATCACAACTCTATTTTAAcgcatttttaaaaaaaaaagttgtgctACCAGATCttaatgcatgtttgtttcaaaatagttttattttgcatACAACTATTTTGCCTAGTGCTAAATATAAAATCGTCTTATATAAGCCTTTCAGACTAATCAATTCTGTTATAACTTGTACTGCCACAGTCAATGATATAATTGTTTCTCCTTTACTGGTTTGTGCGGTAATTTCTAGCCCTCAAGAGCAAACTTAGATGCTTGTTTTAACCTTGTTTTAATAATACAAAAAGATATTGTTATATTGATCAGTATAAAACATTTGCGACTAGTTATTTTGCTATGCAACCTCTtgaattttatcatcttcTTCCTGCAATGCCATTGTTGCATATTTGACAGCAATCGCTAGTTCAGCGTCAACTTGTAATTCACTTCATGtttcttgcttaattttaaaatcctGTTTCCAGTTACCATTTAGCAGAGAAGAAGATTCCTTCAATCCATGGGTTCACAACAGGTTTAAAGCTTGAGCAGTTCATATTTGATGTGTTCACCTATTCGCCATCAACAGCTCTTTTTGAGGTTTGACTtcaaattcataattattCTCGAGTTATGTTTAATTACTGAAAGCAAACATTAGTTGGAAAAATCTCATTGATATTGTTGGCACCTAATGTTTCAGATTTTGAGGGAGGAGGAATTTGCACCAGTAAAGAATGCTAATGGTGCAACTTATGATACTCCTGATAGTGCCAGATTGATGTTACTTCGCCTTCACAGCCGATGGGTAGTTGCTGCTGGTGGCTTTTTGACTCATTCTGTGCCCTTGTATATGACAGGTAATGTGAAGCTTTTGAGGGCTATCAGCAACTGAAATTTTTCTTAGATTGAATTTTGTCAATTGATTATCAAGTTATCATGTAACTTCACTTGTACTTTAGGTGTTGAAGTTTCACCACTTAGCTCTTATGTGGGAGAGAACCTGGAAGCCATATGCCGTGGACGGACATTCCATGCACCAAGTGAGATTTCATTTTAGGAATAGTAGCTGTGAAAAGCAACAGTCTCAGACCCAGCTAAAAAGCCATCAGTCTCAGCAAGAGAATGGCAGGATCCCTCAATTTTTCATTAGGATACGAGATGAGATAGTTGGATTTGAGCTCTTGCAGTTAGAATGTTGATATTAGTTGGCTTCTTGTTGGTTGTTCATGTACCGGTAATTGTAATGTTAACACTTGGAGCTGGTTCCCTTTTTCATGTACCATTTTTGTGCTGCTCGAATGTAGATGACCAAACTATTGATTAatctttgtaaaaaataatacatctCTGTAAGACTGGTCTATCCACAATTGTTAATTCAACATGTTATAAAgtgagaaaaataaaggaatgGAGTGCACCTTTTCCGTTTTCAAGTTTGCAATACACTTGATCCTATGTTTGGTTGTTTCAAGCAAATATTAGTGAATCACAATATGGCATCAGCCATCTGTCTCCATCAATGTAAGATGTGTTCAGGTAAGGCAAAACCTGTCCATCACTAAGCTTCTGAGCATATGGCACTCTATCTGATAAGTTTGCACCATCACCTGTGCACCTGTACTCTCCATAGAACACAGTCCTGAATGCAGacattcaaatatttatgaaaaatttaCCTTTTCTCATGCAGATAACAATTGACACTGAACATTGGAAGATACATACTGATCTCTTGAAGAATCATTCCAGTCATTCCATCCTTCAGAGGCAATGATGTCTGACATGGAAGTGTAGGCGAAGACGACAGTGGAGTATGGCCTCCAGGCTCTCCCCAGCCATATCCTACCGGTGCCACCAATGCTGCAATTCACAAATGAGTAACCGGTTTTTTCCTCTTCAGATTCCCTGCCATGTGCAGTGACTGAACCTGTGATGGTTCTCACCCCTGCAGGAACAGCATCTGCCATGGAGATCACTCTGCAATTCTGGGGAAGTGCACACGTGCAAGCAATCAGTCTGACAGCTTTAGCTTGCAATCTTTGAATTATGGTTTTACTCACTTCATAGAGTGACCTGGCATCTCCAAAGATGAAGTCAATGGAGCCCTGGATGAAACATTCCTTGAAGTAATGCCGGCCCCGATCGTCGTGAAGCGTATCTTGCGCACCAAAGAAGCCGCAGCCCCAGAATGCCGCCTGGTCACCACCGATCCTCAGTGCTACCGCCTGAGCACCGACATCACCGGGTCGTGGGATTGGTGCTACATTCTGGTGTCAAACAATTCAGAGTTAGCATTGCTACCCAAGGTGCAGTACTGTGAGGTAAGCTGAAAATGCTGTGTGCTATGTGCTTACAATGAAGCTGATGTTTTTCGCGACAAAGCCTGTTGCGAAAACGGAGACCGAAGCACTGTAGAACGTTCCATGCGACGAGTTGGCGGTGTCATTCCACGCAATCGCCGTCAGGTCGAATCCCTGGCCTTGAAATGTGATGTTAGGCTTGGTTGCTGGGACTGTCACCTTCTCACTGCAACATTGCAGCTTCAGTAACAGCACACTTAGCAACAGCCGACTTCACCATGGAAAGAGTACACTACAAAGTCTGAAGAAGAAACACTGGTGCTTACTAATAGATCCCCTTGTTGATCCATACAACATTCCTCTTCCTGCTGAAGCTTGGAACAGCATTGACAGCTGCCTGTACCGTTGTGAAGCTGCAGCAGCCATTGGGATCAACACAGAAGATTGAAACCGTTGCTGTATCAGGTGGTGGGAAATCCGGTGGGAAATCGTCGCAAAACGGGTTATATTCGTCGCGATACCGATGATTTTCAGTAGAATTAGTATTGCCAGATGCTAGCAGATAGAAAGGAAGGGAAGGTGTTGCAAGATCAAGGAGGATTCCAAGCAATGAAGTGGCTGGGCTATGGAGATGTGATGAGAGCAGCAGAAGAGCAGCTGTGCAGCAGGGGAGAGCAATAATGGCAATTTTGGCGACCATTTCAAAGACTGAATTTGTTCACTATTTCTTGGAGAATCTGAGATGGATTTGGAGGTTTTAACATGGTGAAATTCCCTTTAAGAAGAAGCTTAAATTGCATGGCTTGCAAACAATCGATCTCCTTTCTTCAAGCTTGAGTCGCAGCCTACAATTACAACAGCTACCTGGCTAAGATGTTTATTTTAGTGCATGCAAAAATTCTCATGTCTCTGTCAGAATCTAGAGATGATCTGATACAGCAATAATTCACAATAGCAAATATACACAAGAAATGTCACATGCC is a window of Oryza brachyantha chromosome 8, ObraRS2, whole genome shotgun sequence DNA encoding:
- the LOC102703420 gene encoding probable pectinesterase 8, with translation MVAKIAIIALPCCTAALLLLSSHLHSPATSLLGILLDLATPSLPFYLLASGNTNSTENHRYRDEYNPFCDDFPPDFPPPDTATVSIFCVDPNGCCSFTTVQAAVNAVPSFSRKRNVVWINKGIYYEKVTVPATKPNITFQGQGFDLTAIAWNDTANSSHGTFYSASVSVFATGFVAKNISFINVAPIPRPGDVGAQAVALRIGGDQAAFWGCGFFGAQDTLHDDRGRHYFKECFIQGSIDFIFGDARSLYENCRVISMADAVPAGVRTITGSVTAHGRESEEEKTGYSFVNCSIGGTGRIWLGRAWRPYSTVVFAYTSMSDIIASEGWNDWNDSSRDQTVFYGEYRCTGDGANLSDRVPYAQKLSDGQVLPYLNTSYIDGDRWLMPYCDSLIFA
- the LOC102718477 gene encoding UDP-N-acetylglucosamine diphosphorylase 1-like, translating into MAEIVVAERAPAPAGRWGAAPPQELLERLKDYGQEGAFALWDELAPEERDFLVRDIESLDLARIDRIVRCSLRSQGVPLPAVEPVPESSVSTVEDRTPEDKQRWWKRGLKAISEGKLAVVLLAGGQGTRLGSSDPKGCFSIGLPSGKSLFQLQAERILCVQKLAAQSTDGNTPQIHWYIMTSPFTDEATHKFFESHRYFGLEPDQVTFFQQGTIPCVSADGRFIMETPYKVARAPDGNGGVYAALKSQRLLDDMAGRGVKYVDCYGVDNVLVRVADPTFLGYFIDKGVCAAAKVVRKAYPQEKVGVFVQRGRGGPLSVVEYSEMDAAMTTEINQRTGRLRYCWSNVCLHMFTLDFLNQVTNSLEKDSIYHLAEKKIPSIHGFTTGLKLEQFIFDVFTYSPSTALFEILREEEFAPVKNANGATYDTPDSARLMLLRLHSRWVVAAGGFLTHSVPLYMTGVEVSPLSSYVGENLEAICRGRTFHAPSEISF